One window of Deltaproteobacteria bacterium genomic DNA carries:
- a CDS encoding TetR/AcrR family transcriptional regulator: MRRTPRDEARQARTGVYRQHILEAAERVFAERGFEAAKVQEISQLAGLSMGTIYAIFPSKHDLHRAILEVRGQELLGLARAVAARHLPPREALRALIEVYVDYFVAHPAFLRMHLRSGTSWAMSPSPGTDEQIEKWREIHELQAEVFRRGIAEGVFVKEDPGYLARMFTVMDQVLLSDWVAGGMKTGREELVRRLGAMVERAFCRGPEQRPRRS, translated from the coding sequence GTGCGACGGACCCCCCGCGACGAGGCGCGCCAGGCGCGCACCGGCGTCTACCGGCAGCACATCCTCGAGGCAGCCGAGCGGGTCTTCGCCGAGCGCGGCTTCGAGGCGGCGAAAGTCCAGGAGATCTCGCAGCTTGCGGGGTTGTCGATGGGCACGATCTACGCCATCTTCCCGAGCAAGCACGACCTCCATCGCGCCATCCTCGAGGTGCGCGGCCAGGAGCTGCTCGGCCTGGCACGCGCGGTCGCCGCTCGCCACCTGCCGCCCCGCGAGGCGCTGCGGGCGCTGATCGAGGTTTACGTCGACTACTTCGTCGCCCATCCCGCCTTCCTGCGCATGCATCTCCGCTCGGGCACGTCGTGGGCGATGAGCCCCTCGCCGGGCACCGATGAGCAGATCGAGAAGTGGCGCGAGATCCACGAGCTCCAGGCCGAGGTCTTCCGGCGCGGCATCGCCGAGGGCGTGTTCGTGAAGGAGGACCCGGGCTACCTCGCCCGCATGTTCACCGTCATGGACCAGGTGCTGCTCTCGGACTGGGTGGCGGGCGGCATGAAGACGGGCCGCGAGGAGCTGGTGCGGCGGCTCGGGGCGATGGTGGAGCGCGCGTTCTGTCGTGGGCCGGAGCAGCGGCCGCGGCGATCTTGA